From Perognathus longimembris pacificus isolate PPM17 chromosome 4, ASM2315922v1, whole genome shotgun sequence, one genomic window encodes:
- the Pdcd1 gene encoding programmed cell death protein 1 isoform X2, which yields MRVPWPLTWAVLQLGWWPGWLLESLERPWRPLIFSPAQLRVSEGTDATFTCSFSNWSEHLVLNWYRLDPNNQTMKLAAFLNGHSQPGPDPRFQVSQLPSRQDFRMSILAVRRNDSGVYLCGAISLPPKAHIKESPGAELTVTERVAEPPTLHPSPAPGPGGQFQGLVVGVTSVLVGVPVLLLLAWVLAAIYSRNMPKARRTESQEQPLADHSAVPVFTVAYGELDFQWREKTPEPPASASCVHTEYATVVFPAGPGDSAHHRRSADGPQDPQPLRHEEGHCSWPL from the exons AGTCCCTGGAAAGACCCTGGAGACCCCTCATCTtctccccagcccagctcagaGTGTCTGAAGGAACTGATGCCACCTTCACCTGCAGCTTCTCCAACTGGTCTGAGCACCTAGTGTTGAACTGGTACCGCTTGGACCCCAACAACCAGACGATGAAGCTGGCTGCCTTCTTGAATGGCCACAGCCAGCCTGGCCCAGACCCCCGCTTCCAGGTGTCACAGCTGCCCAGCAGGCAGGACTTTCGCATGAGCATCCTTGCTGTCCGGCGCAACGACAGCGGTGTCTACTTGTGTGGGGCCATCTCCCTGCCCCCAAAGGCGCACATTAAGGAAAGCCCAGGCGCAGAGCTCACAGTGACAG AGAGAGTTGCGGAGCCCCCCACATTGCACCCCAGTCCTGCACCTGGACCAGGAGGCCAGTTTCAAGGCCTAGTCGTTGGTGTCACAAGTGTCCTGGTGGGTGTCCCAGTGCTGTTGCTGCTTGCCTGGGTTCTGGCTGCTATCTACTCCAGGAACATGCCAA AGGCAAGAAGAACTGAAAGCCAGGAGCAGCCCCTG GCAGACCATTCAGCAGTGCCTGTCTTCACTGTGGCCTATGGGGAGCTAGACTTCCAGTGGAGAGAGAAGACCCCGGagccccctgcctctgcttcctgtgtGCACACAGAGTATGCCACTGTTGTCTTCCCTGCTGGGCCAGGCGACTCAGCCCATCACAGGAGATCTGCTGATGGCCCTCAGGATCCTCAGCCCCTGAGGCATGAGGAAGGACACTGCTCCTGGCCCCTCTGA
- the Pdcd1 gene encoding programmed cell death protein 1 isoform X1 yields the protein MRVPWPLTWAVLQLGWWPGWLLESLERPWRPLIFSPAQLRVSEGTDATFTCSFSNWSEHLVLNWYRLDPNNQTMKLAAFLNGHSQPGPDPRFQVSQLPSRQDFRMSILAVRRNDSGVYLCGAISLPPKAHIKESPGAELTVTERVAEPPTLHPSPAPGPGGQFQGLVVGVTSVLVGVPVLLLLAWVLAAIYSRNMPKARRTESQEQPLKADHSAVPVFTVAYGELDFQWREKTPEPPASASCVHTEYATVVFPAGPGDSAHHRRSADGPQDPQPLRHEEGHCSWPL from the exons AGTCCCTGGAAAGACCCTGGAGACCCCTCATCTtctccccagcccagctcagaGTGTCTGAAGGAACTGATGCCACCTTCACCTGCAGCTTCTCCAACTGGTCTGAGCACCTAGTGTTGAACTGGTACCGCTTGGACCCCAACAACCAGACGATGAAGCTGGCTGCCTTCTTGAATGGCCACAGCCAGCCTGGCCCAGACCCCCGCTTCCAGGTGTCACAGCTGCCCAGCAGGCAGGACTTTCGCATGAGCATCCTTGCTGTCCGGCGCAACGACAGCGGTGTCTACTTGTGTGGGGCCATCTCCCTGCCCCCAAAGGCGCACATTAAGGAAAGCCCAGGCGCAGAGCTCACAGTGACAG AGAGAGTTGCGGAGCCCCCCACATTGCACCCCAGTCCTGCACCTGGACCAGGAGGCCAGTTTCAAGGCCTAGTCGTTGGTGTCACAAGTGTCCTGGTGGGTGTCCCAGTGCTGTTGCTGCTTGCCTGGGTTCTGGCTGCTATCTACTCCAGGAACATGCCAA AGGCAAGAAGAACTGAAAGCCAGGAGCAGCCCCTG AAGGCAGACCATTCAGCAGTGCCTGTCTTCACTGTGGCCTATGGGGAGCTAGACTTCCAGTGGAGAGAGAAGACCCCGGagccccctgcctctgcttcctgtgtGCACACAGAGTATGCCACTGTTGTCTTCCCTGCTGGGCCAGGCGACTCAGCCCATCACAGGAGATCTGCTGATGGCCCTCAGGATCCTCAGCCCCTGAGGCATGAGGAAGGACACTGCTCCTGGCCCCTCTGA